The following nucleotide sequence is from Pedobacter sp. PACM 27299.
ATATTCAGAACGAAGGGGAGCTAAAAGCAACGACTCAAAAGCTGAGAGACCATACCGCTTACTCCGTATTATTAGCCTCATTTGAAAATACAGAAGGACAGGTGATCACGCTGTTCCAGGTGCGCTGGTTTAGCAATGGAGAGCTGAAAAGAAGTTTCGGAATTGCCCATGTGCCCCTGGAAATTGAAAAAGACTTTGGCCAGTTTGATGGTAAAGGGATTTGGAAGAGACGCCTGGATAAAATATACAACTATGCGGTTTCTAAAAAGCGGGTAGAGTTTTTGGATGGACCAACGAAGTATGCGGAGAGATTGGCATACTTGTTCGGAATGCGTTCCGTAAATGCCTTAAGCCTGTTCAATCAGGTGGTAGGGGTGAAGGTGCTGGAAGACCTGGATGAATTTATCCGCATGAACATGCTGGAATATCAGGATGCAGAAGCGGAATTTATCCAGCTGAAAGAGAGTTTTATCACCCTGATGGATGCGAAAACAAACATCGAAAAGGCGAAAGAACAGATTGCACAATTGATACCAATAAATGACATGGCTACTCAGCTTGCTGAAATTGAAGCCAAACTGGAAGTGCTGCAGAAAGACAAGGATACTGCGGTATTCTGGTTCGCCGGAAAAGGAGTAGAGCTGATCACTGCCAAGCTGGATAAAAACAAAGAGGTGCTGCAGCAATTAAAAGCAGACCTGATCCAGCTGAAGGAAAAGGATGAAGCTGCAAGGAAGCAGGAAAGAGCGCTTTCTATGTCCATTGAAAATGAAGAGGTTTGGAAACAAATTGAAAAGATTGAAGAGGAGATCAAGCAGGCGGAGAAACTAAGGAACCACCGTCAGCATAAACTAGAAAGCTACAACCGTTTGGTGGCAGCGCTAGATCTCCCTCAAAATCCAGATGCAATTGTATTTGCCGATTCCAGAGCTTTAACACAAGAAAAGCGATCGGAAGGTGATGCACAGCGCGAACTGGAAGAAGAAAAGAAAAGACAAATTAAGAATGAGATCGACCGTCTGCAGGAAGAAGTAGATAACTTGCTGGCAGTAGTAGGTTCTCTTCAAAAAAATAAAAACAACATCTCCGGTAGAGAAGCAGACATCAGGGAGGATATCCTGGCTCATGTAGGCGCTACTAAAGACGAATTGCCATTTATTGGGGAGTTGATTCGCGTAAGGGAAGAAGACCTGGAATGGGAGCCAGCGATAGAAAAAGTGCTCCATAATTTCGCTTTGAGGCTGATTGTTCCTGAAAAGTATTACAATGAGGTCAATGCGTATGTGAATCGTACGAACTTGAAAGGGCGGATTACTTACCAGCGCTACAAAGGATTTACTTCGATGGGCAGCCTGAAAAGAAGGTCTTATGAGGGAGACTTATTGGTCAACAAACTGGAATTTAAAGATGGTTCTGTGTATGCAGAATGGTTAGAAGATGCGATTGCCGGACAATACAATTACAGCTGTGCCGAAAGTCTGGAAGAATTTAACCGCTATGAAGAAAAAGCACTGACGAAAGAAGGACTGATCAATGCGGTAAAAGGAAAACATGAAAAAGACGACCGTCCGCATATTGCCAGAAGAGAGAACTTTGTACTCGGATGGGACAATAAGGATAAAATCAACCTCCTGAAACAGGAGTTGTCAGTTTTCCAGGAAAAGCAAAAAGAAAATCAGCAGCAGCTGGAATTCATCAACCAATCCATCAAAAAGATCGATGAGCTGAAAGAGAAATTCTACCAGCTGTATTCTGATTATGCGGTGTTTGAAGACCTGAACTGGGCGGTTTATGCCACAGAAATTGAAGAGAAAAAGACGGTAAAAG
It contains:
- a CDS encoding ATP-binding protein yields the protein MYSLFSTSSDKAGYRLQYMEVYNWGTFDGEIFKISPKGNNSLLTGANASGKSTFIDALLTLLVPVKGDRFYNQSSGVEKKGDRTEETYVYGHYGNIQNEGELKATTQKLRDHTAYSVLLASFENTEGQVITLFQVRWFSNGELKRSFGIAHVPLEIEKDFGQFDGKGIWKRRLDKIYNYAVSKKRVEFLDGPTKYAERLAYLFGMRSVNALSLFNQVVGVKVLEDLDEFIRMNMLEYQDAEAEFIQLKESFITLMDAKTNIEKAKEQIAQLIPINDMATQLAEIEAKLEVLQKDKDTAVFWFAGKGVELITAKLDKNKEVLQQLKADLIQLKEKDEAARKQERALSMSIENEEVWKQIEKIEEEIKQAEKLRNHRQHKLESYNRLVAALDLPQNPDAIVFADSRALTQEKRSEGDAQRELEEEKKRQIKNEIDRLQEEVDNLLAVVGSLQKNKNNISGREADIREDILAHVGATKDELPFIGELIRVREEDLEWEPAIEKVLHNFALRLIVPEKYYNEVNAYVNRTNLKGRITYQRYKGFTSMGSLKRRSYEGDLLVNKLEFKDGSVYAEWLEDAIAGQYNYSCAESLEEFNRYEEKALTKEGLINAVKGKHEKDDRPHIARRENFVLGWDNKDKINLLKQELSVFQEKQKENQQQLEFINQSIKKIDELKEKFYQLYSDYAVFEDLNWAVYATEIEEKKTVKESLEKTNDKVRELQKQLEIVKGQLDAIDKEKERSVKLKHDTEWMKQSLEKELTANKETLVLFEGHHPEVAEFEATHEHLLNIQHVNFKAVQDTFREQNMNLGNDLRSEKHKKENAARIKINNFKQPSEQLTQKFKDWRSDVNGLPDSTNLEFIAEYQKRLQQLKEDNLPKYEQKFEAYLQETIINKIGDFRMFFENWAESIKENVKVLNEALFEIDFKSTPKTYIQLVAPDRIYEDVKTFRALLNNAIPNGQEGEDLIEGKKLHFDRHIEPLIEKLEKEEWRKKVMDVRSWYSYKAEEFYKETGQKYKTYENMGQLSGGEKAQLTYTILGSAIAYQFGLTKEGLQNNSFRFIAIDEAFKAQDEDKARYLITLCRQLHLQLLVVTPSDNIHIVENDISFVHFVERKDERHSWLYDMPIEQFKAERAHFVKD